Below is a genomic region from candidate division KSB1 bacterium.
TAAAGGTTAAGAAAGATTGATTTTTTATATTGACCGAAAATTGGTTCATAGTAATCTTCTTTATAACTTTAATATTCTTAGTGACTTAGAGTCTTTGTGGCAAAAATTCATGAATAGTGCAGGTTAATTAATAGTTAGCTATGCCTAAAATCAGAAAAGAAAAATATTCCTTCAATTTCAATATAAACACAGAATGTATGTTGATATAAGAATGATGGTTCTAAAAACCGTAATGACCTTTTTCATTTATCATTTTAAAATTCTTGTTAATCCTGTCTTAATACTTTTTTTTTGAGAATAAGTACGTATTATTATGATGATCCATAATTTTAATCCATAATGCCGCAATTAATACTTCAATATACAGCGAATATAGACCAGGAGATTAGCTTTCAAGATCTTTTTGTAAAATTACATAATATTCTGGCCGACATTGGTGGCATAAAAATAGACAATTGTAAAAGCAGAGCCTTCAAACTGGATAACTATTATATTGGTCGTGGGGAAACTTCAAATGCATTTATTAACCTGGATATTCACTTTTTGGAGGGACGACCGCAGACCTTAAAAAAAGAGATCGGTAGTCAAATTCTTGAAGCTTTAAAAGAGATTTATAGCCAATCCATATCCGAGCTCAATCTTCAAATCACAGTAGAAATAAAAGATATCGAACGAGACGTTTATTTTAAATATCCGCCTGGAAGTTTAAAATGAAAGCAATATTCAAATGCATGTTCTGTATTCCTTCTTAAAAGGAAATAAAGTTTCCTTGATATAAGGAAATAGCATGTAAATAAGTGTGTAGAATCAGTTGAAGCTAGATCATCATCTAACCGGAGGAATCAATGAGTAAACAATCTGAAGTGAACTTTTATCGCTGGGATGATATGCCATTGGAGAAAGTTACAGATCAAATCGACCGGCGTTTGGTTACGGGTAACCGCATCATGGTAGCCCAGGTCTATCTTAAAAAAGGTAGCATTGTGCCCACACACTCCCATGAGAATGAGCAGATCACCTATATCATGGATGGCGCACTTCACTTTTGGATCGGCGAGGATGAATCAGAGGAGATTGTCGTTCGATCTGGTGAAGTCTTACATCTTCCTTCGAATGTGGTACACAAAGCACAAGCCCTGGAAGATACATTTGATGTAGATGTTTTTAGCCCGCCTCGACAGGATTGGCTTGACGGCACAGATAGCTATTTTCACGATAAAGCAACAGGGTTATAGCAGATGAATTTTGGTTTAAAAGGAAAAGTAGCATTGGTCGCCGCTTCCAGTCGTGGTTTGGGACGCGCCGTGGCAGAGGAACTGGCCTATGAAGGAGCGAACCTGATTCTTTGTGCTCGCGGTGAAGAGAACCTCAACAAA
It encodes:
- a CDS encoding 5-carboxymethyl-2-hydroxymuconate Delta-isomerase yields the protein MPQLILQYTANIDQEISFQDLFVKLHNILADIGGIKIDNCKSRAFKLDNYYIGRGETSNAFINLDIHFLEGRPQTLKKEIGSQILEALKEIYSQSISELNLQITVEIKDIERDVYFKYPPGSLK
- a CDS encoding cupin domain-containing protein, producing the protein MSKQSEVNFYRWDDMPLEKVTDQIDRRLVTGNRIMVAQVYLKKGSIVPTHSHENEQITYIMDGALHFWIGEDESEEIVVRSGEVLHLPSNVVHKAQALEDTFDVDVFSPPRQDWLDGTDSYFHDKATGL